From the genome of Eucalyptus grandis isolate ANBG69807.140 chromosome 2, ASM1654582v1, whole genome shotgun sequence, one region includes:
- the LOC104434262 gene encoding cysteine-rich receptor-like protein kinase 1 isoform X2, producing MRSSEPMKSNGASPSIALPLLALSSFFFSLAVSDPGITEAGLICEESTWIVAGNVVSDLIATVNELSDSVAAQRWWKYSLASPPPAVYGLFQCHGDLTETECRLCFTESWIRIARCLPNFGRLYLDGCFVRYSSYDFYNETVDPTHDMLKCSSNLTVPAERVAEFSDRVDRVLRNVSTSAVQNKGFAVAGEDGIGGVAGVYALAQCWSTLDAGGCRVCLENATSRARSCAPREEARAMNAGCFLRYSTTRFYDVPHSGGSSMVRITIAITSSATVVTLLVLIGAYIGYKKYSKKKQMQNNLMQLRASKSKFSLYFKYKTLEKATNFFDDSRKLGQGGGGSVYKGILPDGKVVAVKRLVFNTCQWVDDFFNEVNLISGIRHKNLMRVLGCSIEGPESLLVYEYLPKRSLDLVLFVNNATPVLTWEERLHIIIGTAEGLAYLHGGCGVKIIHRDIKTSNILLDENLTAKISDFGLARCIALDKSHLSTGIAGTFGYMAPEYLMRGQLTEKADVYAFGVLVLEILSGRKNSVYTRGSSSILQSVWKHYKSNNLAACIDPALQGKFPILEASNVLQISLLCTQACMELRPPMSRVVEMLHDKNCVLPQPSQPPFLNASVLFDKSSSRSST from the exons ATGAGATCATCAG AGCCCATGAAGTCGAACGGAGCGAGCCCATCAATCGCCCTTCCTCTGCTCGCGCTCTCctcgttcttcttctctctcgccgTCTCCGATCCTGGAATCACCGAAGCGGGCCTCATCTGCGAGGAATCCACTTGGATTGTCGCTGGAAACGTCGTCTCTGACCTCATCGCCACCGTGAACGAGCTCTCCGACAGCGTCGCCGCCCAGCGCTGGTGGAAGTACTCCCTCGCCTCGCCGCCGCCAGCAGTGTACGGCCTCTTCCAGTGCCATGGTGACTTGACTGAAACCGAGTGCCGCCTCTGCTTTACCGAGAGCTGGATCCGGATCGCCCGCTGCCTCCCCAACTTTGGTCGGCTCTACCTCGACGGCTGCTTCGTCCGTTACAGCAGTTACGACTTCTACAACGAGACCGTCGATCCGACGCACGACATGCTCAAGTGTAGTTCCAATTTGACAGTCCCGGCAGAGAGAGTGGCCGAGTTCTCAGATAGGGTGGACCGGGTCCTGAGGAATGTCTCGACCAGCGCAGTGCAGAACAAGGGCTTCGCGGTGGCTGGGGAGGACGGAATTGGAGGAGTCGCCGGGGTATATGCTTTGGCACAGTGTTGGAGCACGCTTGATGCCGGCGGTTGCAGAGTCTGTTTGGAGAATGCAACTTCGAGGGCAAGAAGCTGCGCTCCCAGAGAAGAAGCGCGGGCCATGAACGCGGGATGCTTCCTCCGTTACTCGACCACAAGGTTCTACGACGTCCCTCATAGCGGAG GTTCATCTATGGTTCGCATCACCATAGCAATAACCTCATCGGCTACTGTAGTGACTTTGCTTGTTCTCATTGGTGCATACATTGGATACAAAAAGTACTCcaagaagaaacaaa TGCAAAATAACCTCATGCAATTACGAGCAAGCAAGAGCAAGTTTAGCTTATATTTCAAGTACAAGACACTGGAGAAGGCCACCAACTTCTTTGATGACTCAAGGAAGCTAGGCCAAGGGGGCGGCGGTTCCGTGTACAAGGGGATTTTACCCGACGGGAAGGTCGTCGCGGTTAAGCGGTTGGTATTCAACACATGCCAATGGGTGGATGACTTCTTCAATGAGGTGAACCTGATTAGTGGGATCCGACATAAGAACCTCATGAGGGTTTTGGGATGTAGCATTGAAGGCCCAGAGAGCCTCCTCGTCTACGAATATCTTCCTAAAAGAAGTCTTGATCTAGTTCTTTTTG TCAACAATGCGACCCCGGTCCTAACTTGGGAGGAGAGGCTGCACATCATCATAGGAACAGCTGAGGGCCTTGCATATCTTCATGGAGGTTGTGGAGTGAAAATCATCCATCGGGACATAAAAACCAGCAACATCCTCCTCGACGAAAATCTCACAGCGAAAATCTCAGATTTTGGGCTTGCTCGATGCATTGCTCTGGATAAGTCTCATCTTAGCACAGGAATCGCCGGCACATT CGGTTACATGGCACCTGAATATTTGATGAGGGGACAGCTAACGGAGAAAGCTGATGTTTATGCTTTTGGGGTGCTGGTTCTTGAAATCTTGAGTGGTAGGAAGAATAGTGTATACACACGGGGGTCGAGCTCGATATTACAGTCG GTATGGAAGCATTACAAGTCAAATAATTTAGCCGCATGCATTGATCCGGCCTTACAAGGTAAATTCCCCATCCTGGAGGCATCGAATGTGCTCCAAATCAGCCTTTTGTGCACTCAAGCCTGCATGGAATTGCGACCACCCATGTCTAGGGTCGTCGAGATGCTCCACGACAAAAATTGTGTACTCCCCCAACCGAGCCAACCCCCGTTCCTCAACGCTAGCGTGCTGTTCGACAAATCTAGCAGCAGAAGCTCTACATGA
- the LOC104434262 gene encoding cysteine-rich receptor-like protein kinase 1 isoform X3, with protein sequence MKSNGASPSIALPLLALSSFFFSLAVSDPGITEAGLICEESTWIVAGNVVSDLIATVNELSDSVAAQRWWKYSLASPPPAVYGLFQCHGDLTETECRLCFTESWIRIARCLPNFGRLYLDGCFVRYSSYDFYNETVDPTHDMLKCSSNLTVPAERVAEFSDRVDRVLRNVSTSAVQNKGFAVAGEDGIGGVAGVYALAQCWSTLDAGGCRVCLENATSRARSCAPREEARAMNAGCFLRYSTTRFYDVPHSGGSSMVRITIAITSSATVVTLLVLIGAYIGYKKYSKKKQMQNNLMQLRASKSKFSLYFKYKTLEKATNFFDDSRKLGQGGGGSVYKGILPDGKVVAVKRLVFNTCQWVDDFFNEVNLISGIRHKNLMRVLGCSIEGPESLLVYEYLPKRSLDLVLFESIVAVNNATPVLTWEERLHIIIGTAEGLAYLHGGCGVKIIHRDIKTSNILLDENLTAKISDFGLARCIALDKSHLSTGIAGTFGYMAPEYLMRGQLTEKADVYAFGVLVLEILSGRKNSVYTRGSSSILQSVWKHYKSNNLAACIDPALQGKFPILEASNVLQISLLCTQACMELRPPMSRVVEMLHDKNCVLPQPSQPPFLNASVLFDKSSSRSST encoded by the exons ATGAAGTCGAACGGAGCGAGCCCATCAATCGCCCTTCCTCTGCTCGCGCTCTCctcgttcttcttctctctcgccgTCTCCGATCCTGGAATCACCGAAGCGGGCCTCATCTGCGAGGAATCCACTTGGATTGTCGCTGGAAACGTCGTCTCTGACCTCATCGCCACCGTGAACGAGCTCTCCGACAGCGTCGCCGCCCAGCGCTGGTGGAAGTACTCCCTCGCCTCGCCGCCGCCAGCAGTGTACGGCCTCTTCCAGTGCCATGGTGACTTGACTGAAACCGAGTGCCGCCTCTGCTTTACCGAGAGCTGGATCCGGATCGCCCGCTGCCTCCCCAACTTTGGTCGGCTCTACCTCGACGGCTGCTTCGTCCGTTACAGCAGTTACGACTTCTACAACGAGACCGTCGATCCGACGCACGACATGCTCAAGTGTAGTTCCAATTTGACAGTCCCGGCAGAGAGAGTGGCCGAGTTCTCAGATAGGGTGGACCGGGTCCTGAGGAATGTCTCGACCAGCGCAGTGCAGAACAAGGGCTTCGCGGTGGCTGGGGAGGACGGAATTGGAGGAGTCGCCGGGGTATATGCTTTGGCACAGTGTTGGAGCACGCTTGATGCCGGCGGTTGCAGAGTCTGTTTGGAGAATGCAACTTCGAGGGCAAGAAGCTGCGCTCCCAGAGAAGAAGCGCGGGCCATGAACGCGGGATGCTTCCTCCGTTACTCGACCACAAGGTTCTACGACGTCCCTCATAGCGGAG GTTCATCTATGGTTCGCATCACCATAGCAATAACCTCATCGGCTACTGTAGTGACTTTGCTTGTTCTCATTGGTGCATACATTGGATACAAAAAGTACTCcaagaagaaacaaa TGCAAAATAACCTCATGCAATTACGAGCAAGCAAGAGCAAGTTTAGCTTATATTTCAAGTACAAGACACTGGAGAAGGCCACCAACTTCTTTGATGACTCAAGGAAGCTAGGCCAAGGGGGCGGCGGTTCCGTGTACAAGGGGATTTTACCCGACGGGAAGGTCGTCGCGGTTAAGCGGTTGGTATTCAACACATGCCAATGGGTGGATGACTTCTTCAATGAGGTGAACCTGATTAGTGGGATCCGACATAAGAACCTCATGAGGGTTTTGGGATGTAGCATTGAAGGCCCAGAGAGCCTCCTCGTCTACGAATATCTTCCTAAAAGAAGTCTTGATCTAGTTCTTTTTG AATCTATTGTTGCAGTCAACAATGCGACCCCGGTCCTAACTTGGGAGGAGAGGCTGCACATCATCATAGGAACAGCTGAGGGCCTTGCATATCTTCATGGAGGTTGTGGAGTGAAAATCATCCATCGGGACATAAAAACCAGCAACATCCTCCTCGACGAAAATCTCACAGCGAAAATCTCAGATTTTGGGCTTGCTCGATGCATTGCTCTGGATAAGTCTCATCTTAGCACAGGAATCGCCGGCACATT CGGTTACATGGCACCTGAATATTTGATGAGGGGACAGCTAACGGAGAAAGCTGATGTTTATGCTTTTGGGGTGCTGGTTCTTGAAATCTTGAGTGGTAGGAAGAATAGTGTATACACACGGGGGTCGAGCTCGATATTACAGTCG GTATGGAAGCATTACAAGTCAAATAATTTAGCCGCATGCATTGATCCGGCCTTACAAGGTAAATTCCCCATCCTGGAGGCATCGAATGTGCTCCAAATCAGCCTTTTGTGCACTCAAGCCTGCATGGAATTGCGACCACCCATGTCTAGGGTCGTCGAGATGCTCCACGACAAAAATTGTGTACTCCCCCAACCGAGCCAACCCCCGTTCCTCAACGCTAGCGTGCTGTTCGACAAATCTAGCAGCAGAAGCTCTACATGA
- the LOC104434262 gene encoding cysteine-rich receptor-like protein kinase 1 isoform X1, with the protein MRSSEPMKSNGASPSIALPLLALSSFFFSLAVSDPGITEAGLICEESTWIVAGNVVSDLIATVNELSDSVAAQRWWKYSLASPPPAVYGLFQCHGDLTETECRLCFTESWIRIARCLPNFGRLYLDGCFVRYSSYDFYNETVDPTHDMLKCSSNLTVPAERVAEFSDRVDRVLRNVSTSAVQNKGFAVAGEDGIGGVAGVYALAQCWSTLDAGGCRVCLENATSRARSCAPREEARAMNAGCFLRYSTTRFYDVPHSGGSSMVRITIAITSSATVVTLLVLIGAYIGYKKYSKKKQMQNNLMQLRASKSKFSLYFKYKTLEKATNFFDDSRKLGQGGGGSVYKGILPDGKVVAVKRLVFNTCQWVDDFFNEVNLISGIRHKNLMRVLGCSIEGPESLLVYEYLPKRSLDLVLFESIVAVNNATPVLTWEERLHIIIGTAEGLAYLHGGCGVKIIHRDIKTSNILLDENLTAKISDFGLARCIALDKSHLSTGIAGTFGYMAPEYLMRGQLTEKADVYAFGVLVLEILSGRKNSVYTRGSSSILQSVWKHYKSNNLAACIDPALQGKFPILEASNVLQISLLCTQACMELRPPMSRVVEMLHDKNCVLPQPSQPPFLNASVLFDKSSSRSST; encoded by the exons ATGAGATCATCAG AGCCCATGAAGTCGAACGGAGCGAGCCCATCAATCGCCCTTCCTCTGCTCGCGCTCTCctcgttcttcttctctctcgccgTCTCCGATCCTGGAATCACCGAAGCGGGCCTCATCTGCGAGGAATCCACTTGGATTGTCGCTGGAAACGTCGTCTCTGACCTCATCGCCACCGTGAACGAGCTCTCCGACAGCGTCGCCGCCCAGCGCTGGTGGAAGTACTCCCTCGCCTCGCCGCCGCCAGCAGTGTACGGCCTCTTCCAGTGCCATGGTGACTTGACTGAAACCGAGTGCCGCCTCTGCTTTACCGAGAGCTGGATCCGGATCGCCCGCTGCCTCCCCAACTTTGGTCGGCTCTACCTCGACGGCTGCTTCGTCCGTTACAGCAGTTACGACTTCTACAACGAGACCGTCGATCCGACGCACGACATGCTCAAGTGTAGTTCCAATTTGACAGTCCCGGCAGAGAGAGTGGCCGAGTTCTCAGATAGGGTGGACCGGGTCCTGAGGAATGTCTCGACCAGCGCAGTGCAGAACAAGGGCTTCGCGGTGGCTGGGGAGGACGGAATTGGAGGAGTCGCCGGGGTATATGCTTTGGCACAGTGTTGGAGCACGCTTGATGCCGGCGGTTGCAGAGTCTGTTTGGAGAATGCAACTTCGAGGGCAAGAAGCTGCGCTCCCAGAGAAGAAGCGCGGGCCATGAACGCGGGATGCTTCCTCCGTTACTCGACCACAAGGTTCTACGACGTCCCTCATAGCGGAG GTTCATCTATGGTTCGCATCACCATAGCAATAACCTCATCGGCTACTGTAGTGACTTTGCTTGTTCTCATTGGTGCATACATTGGATACAAAAAGTACTCcaagaagaaacaaa TGCAAAATAACCTCATGCAATTACGAGCAAGCAAGAGCAAGTTTAGCTTATATTTCAAGTACAAGACACTGGAGAAGGCCACCAACTTCTTTGATGACTCAAGGAAGCTAGGCCAAGGGGGCGGCGGTTCCGTGTACAAGGGGATTTTACCCGACGGGAAGGTCGTCGCGGTTAAGCGGTTGGTATTCAACACATGCCAATGGGTGGATGACTTCTTCAATGAGGTGAACCTGATTAGTGGGATCCGACATAAGAACCTCATGAGGGTTTTGGGATGTAGCATTGAAGGCCCAGAGAGCCTCCTCGTCTACGAATATCTTCCTAAAAGAAGTCTTGATCTAGTTCTTTTTG AATCTATTGTTGCAGTCAACAATGCGACCCCGGTCCTAACTTGGGAGGAGAGGCTGCACATCATCATAGGAACAGCTGAGGGCCTTGCATATCTTCATGGAGGTTGTGGAGTGAAAATCATCCATCGGGACATAAAAACCAGCAACATCCTCCTCGACGAAAATCTCACAGCGAAAATCTCAGATTTTGGGCTTGCTCGATGCATTGCTCTGGATAAGTCTCATCTTAGCACAGGAATCGCCGGCACATT CGGTTACATGGCACCTGAATATTTGATGAGGGGACAGCTAACGGAGAAAGCTGATGTTTATGCTTTTGGGGTGCTGGTTCTTGAAATCTTGAGTGGTAGGAAGAATAGTGTATACACACGGGGGTCGAGCTCGATATTACAGTCG GTATGGAAGCATTACAAGTCAAATAATTTAGCCGCATGCATTGATCCGGCCTTACAAGGTAAATTCCCCATCCTGGAGGCATCGAATGTGCTCCAAATCAGCCTTTTGTGCACTCAAGCCTGCATGGAATTGCGACCACCCATGTCTAGGGTCGTCGAGATGCTCCACGACAAAAATTGTGTACTCCCCCAACCGAGCCAACCCCCGTTCCTCAACGCTAGCGTGCTGTTCGACAAATCTAGCAGCAGAAGCTCTACATGA
- the LOC104434262 gene encoding cysteine-rich receptor-like protein kinase 42 isoform X4, translated as MRSSEPMKSNGASPSIALPLLALSSFFFSLAVSDPGITEAGLICEESTWIVAGNVVSDLIATVNELSDSVAAQRWWKYSLASPPPAVYGLFQCHGDLTETECRLCFTESWIRIARCLPNFGRLYLDGCFVRYSSYDFYNETVDPTHDMLKCSSNLTVPAERVAEFSDRVDRVLRNVSTSAVQNKGFAVAGEDGIGGVAGVYALAQCWSTLDAGGCRVCLENATSRARSCAPREEARAMNAGCFLRYSTTRFYDVPHSGGSSMVRITIAITSSATVVTLLVLIGAYIGYKKYSKKKQMQNNLMQLRASKSKFSLYFKYKTLEKATNFFDDSRKLGQGGGGSVYKGILPDGKVVAVKRLVFNTCQWVDDFFNEVNLISGIRHKNLMRVLGCSIEGPESLLVYEYLPKRSLDLVLFESIVAVNNATPVLTWEERLHIIIGTAEGLAYLHGGCGVKIIHRDIKTSNILLDENLTAKISDFGLARCIALDKSHLSTGIAGTLYGSITSQII; from the exons ATGAGATCATCAG AGCCCATGAAGTCGAACGGAGCGAGCCCATCAATCGCCCTTCCTCTGCTCGCGCTCTCctcgttcttcttctctctcgccgTCTCCGATCCTGGAATCACCGAAGCGGGCCTCATCTGCGAGGAATCCACTTGGATTGTCGCTGGAAACGTCGTCTCTGACCTCATCGCCACCGTGAACGAGCTCTCCGACAGCGTCGCCGCCCAGCGCTGGTGGAAGTACTCCCTCGCCTCGCCGCCGCCAGCAGTGTACGGCCTCTTCCAGTGCCATGGTGACTTGACTGAAACCGAGTGCCGCCTCTGCTTTACCGAGAGCTGGATCCGGATCGCCCGCTGCCTCCCCAACTTTGGTCGGCTCTACCTCGACGGCTGCTTCGTCCGTTACAGCAGTTACGACTTCTACAACGAGACCGTCGATCCGACGCACGACATGCTCAAGTGTAGTTCCAATTTGACAGTCCCGGCAGAGAGAGTGGCCGAGTTCTCAGATAGGGTGGACCGGGTCCTGAGGAATGTCTCGACCAGCGCAGTGCAGAACAAGGGCTTCGCGGTGGCTGGGGAGGACGGAATTGGAGGAGTCGCCGGGGTATATGCTTTGGCACAGTGTTGGAGCACGCTTGATGCCGGCGGTTGCAGAGTCTGTTTGGAGAATGCAACTTCGAGGGCAAGAAGCTGCGCTCCCAGAGAAGAAGCGCGGGCCATGAACGCGGGATGCTTCCTCCGTTACTCGACCACAAGGTTCTACGACGTCCCTCATAGCGGAG GTTCATCTATGGTTCGCATCACCATAGCAATAACCTCATCGGCTACTGTAGTGACTTTGCTTGTTCTCATTGGTGCATACATTGGATACAAAAAGTACTCcaagaagaaacaaa TGCAAAATAACCTCATGCAATTACGAGCAAGCAAGAGCAAGTTTAGCTTATATTTCAAGTACAAGACACTGGAGAAGGCCACCAACTTCTTTGATGACTCAAGGAAGCTAGGCCAAGGGGGCGGCGGTTCCGTGTACAAGGGGATTTTACCCGACGGGAAGGTCGTCGCGGTTAAGCGGTTGGTATTCAACACATGCCAATGGGTGGATGACTTCTTCAATGAGGTGAACCTGATTAGTGGGATCCGACATAAGAACCTCATGAGGGTTTTGGGATGTAGCATTGAAGGCCCAGAGAGCCTCCTCGTCTACGAATATCTTCCTAAAAGAAGTCTTGATCTAGTTCTTTTTG AATCTATTGTTGCAGTCAACAATGCGACCCCGGTCCTAACTTGGGAGGAGAGGCTGCACATCATCATAGGAACAGCTGAGGGCCTTGCATATCTTCATGGAGGTTGTGGAGTGAAAATCATCCATCGGGACATAAAAACCAGCAACATCCTCCTCGACGAAAATCTCACAGCGAAAATCTCAGATTTTGGGCTTGCTCGATGCATTGCTCTGGATAAGTCTCATCTTAGCACAGGAATCGCCGGCACATT GTATGGAAGCATTACAAGTCAAATAATTTAG